The Halichondria panicea chromosome 6, odHalPani1.1, whole genome shotgun sequence genomic sequence CATTGCATACTCCACTAACCGTAGTAGCtaaatgacctttgaccttggtGCGTTACTGCCGGGATATTTGCTCACACATGGCATTTCTAAGTACATCTATCCATCCATCCACTATCAGTATGTCTATCTTGAGCATGTCAACAGTGGTGGGAGGTGGGACAGGGGGTATTTATCTTAGGGGTAAAGGACTGCTTGCAACTACCTGCGACTGTACAAGGTAGGTATCTTATATTATAATAAGGGATATCCATAATAAGCATAATTAGGAAAAATAGGTGTGATCAAAATAATAAACAAAAATAGGTGTGCTATTCCAATGATCGAATGGCGAAGGTCTTCAGCAGGCTCGGATGGCGTCTGTTGGTCCTTCCCACAATGTAAGACCACCAGGAGCATCAGACACCTCAGTTTCTTCTCTAAGAGTAGGATTACTCTCCAACAGTGGTTGGTAGCCATTTTGTGGTGGTCCAGAGAATACCCTGTGACAGACATGGCAATGGAGGCTGAGGTGAGACCATCCACGGGGTGTGATATATACCAATGGCTCAGAGAGGTATGCTCAGCAAAGCTGATCGCAACTGTTATCCGTCTTGGAGGAGCTGGTGTTATTGTTCAGATCGATGAAAGTCTGTTCCGACACAAACCTAAGGTAAAATTGTGCTCACAATAATATTGTAAACACTTAAACACAATAGGGTGGACGGGGTAGGCGACCCAGGAGTGACTTGTGGGTGTTTGGGTTGGCTGACATGTCAACAACCCCTGCCACTGGCTTTGTCCAGTTAGTGGCAGATAGAAGAGCAGTCACACTCTTGCCTATAATACAGGCACATGTTCAACCAGGCACAGTGATACATTCCGACTGTTGGGCCGCTTACAATAATGTAGCATCGTTGCCAAATGTTGGATCCCATGGCACCGTCAACCACAGTATTGAGTTTGTGAACAGCGTcacaggggtacacacacaaaacattgAGAGCTATTGGAATAGAATTAAGATCAAGCTGAAGAGGATGTGGGGGGTGACAGAACAACAGTTGCCATCATACCTTGACGAGTTCATGTGGAGAGAGCGACTGTCAACCCCTCAATCAAAACAAGCTGCCTTTACCCAAGTAATGGCTGACATTGCCACACATGCAGTATCCAGTCTAAGCCAAAATCATCTATCTGTCTGTCCATCCATCAATCATGATTGTATTATTCACTCGATTAATTAACTCTTCATTGTTTTCATCCATCCAGGAACATCAGTATCATATCACTTTCCCTTGTTTTCACATCCAGAAACATCACTTTTCTTATTATCAGTATCATCCCAGTTTTGGATCAGTTTATCCATCCAGTATCATCTGTTTTCTTCAGCcagtatcattaatttttttctaCAAATAAGggcaggtcaaaggtcacttAGCTACAGTATGCAATgaagctacgcccctgcttCCGGAAGCAATTAAAAGTTGGAGGCGAACACCGTTACTGATCctccgtatactcataaagcttagtaaaagatgttctggagaagacaagttagttagatgaaggctaggcgttctaggactctctagctagctagtatagctatgtagctggattgcttggcacctaggaaggatcttcgaagaaataaagagacaaagactcccgtcgctcaaatggtaagctctcatgtcttgttataagcttgtacttatatctgtgtaatgtatcagtcttataaaagatccctcacttgtatggagcctacagaaagtgtctctgtccttcatacagcttaaaggaagcctaagtgatctattataggtagtctttcacttagtattcgtccatatcgatctaaggcttgatccaacttattagtagccttataaggagctttcctcctttaatttagtactggtatcactgccattgtgcttagtagtaacaggcctgatgggatgggtgatcacatcatggagggcccaggaaactgcgtggaattgtcgtataacatttatattgatggtttcccccaggtggtggtaagtgtcggaggcctgagaaacgctagtctattggctagaatgtaagtgacattgatattgtgtctatcttaacttactacttatctgtaggttgttatggagtgtttatgaggacaagtggcacgggatacgtacatccaaagaaacaagagtggatctacgcgcgccaagctagctagctagatagctgctctttctaatctatttctgttgctaaattatgtttgttaagaagtggagctataatatacctggctcctcttgatgattgtaagtactgggctgatgaaatagtcctgtacaagttgtcatcttttatttgttaaaaataattaacaataatagggaaattcccctcacgtagacagtaaatttcattgtaaaaaatgaacgttcggtgagtttcttcaacgtccaCGCTTGACCTATTTAAAGCTTTgtagagacccaaatttttacaggtaggtagaggaagggttgaagttagcacctgtgaaaaaaaaaattttttgcccatgtttttcatttctactaaattggtctatagcttaatttaattattgccgcgttaaggtccgttttcattggccctgtcacatattggTAAGATCGGGTTTACCTCCTCtacttcttcttcttctggGGGGTGGAAGTAAGAATCGAGCGAGTAGTGCCCTGATTGCCGGACCCCCGATCGCCCATCAGGCACATACCTCAGGGCAAGTTTGAGTTGCTCCTTCCTCTCCTCAACAGAGAGTTCTGGGTGCATTGCGATGAGGTGATTTGATAGTTTAATCTGTTGTTTCGAGTAGCAACCTGGCATAGGGCACACCTTCTTGTAGCGCTTAGGGGGCTCGTCTGGCATAAACCTCTTTCTACCCCTGGGTACCTGAAATATATAGTGGtggtaataataatgatgtataattatctattaTTACGGATTCAGCTGGTCTGTTAGGGTCATtataatcatgtacttacCGTCTCTTCCAAGGTCTCTTCCAAGGTCTGGGTGGTAGTCTGTGATGCCTCTCCACTCTGACTCAGTAGCGAGGTGTCAGCCAGCGTCTGAGAGGTCATGGTTATGGGTTAGGGTCATtataatcatgtacttacCGTCTCTTGGGTGTCAGCCAGTGTCGGTGATGTCTGGGAGGTGTCAGCCAGCGTCTGAGAGGAGACCGTCTCTTGGGTGTCAGCCAGTGTCTGTGATGTCTGGGAGGTGTCAGCCAGCGTCTGAGAGGAGAGTTGAGAGGAGAGTTATGGGTTAggttccttataattatgtacttacaGGAGATTCAGTTTCCATCTGTGATGCTATGTCTTCATCGGATTCAGTCAGTGGTGTCTGAGAGGATTGTTCCTGTTTACTGTTGTCACTCTGTATGAGAATCGGCCCAGGTTCGTCCACCTCCATGTCCTACGTACATATAgacgtatatatgtatatgtataatatgtacatgtacttacatactgGTTGTCAAAATCAGATGAATCATCACTAGAATCAGTAAACACACTGCTGACTTTCGGACTTTCGGACTCGCGGACCAGGAGGAGGTTTCTCTACATTGACCTCGACAGTCTCAGGTTTCGCTAAGTGTGGAACCTTGACAGGAGGTACGGAGTCATTGACCTCAGGTTTAGCCGGAGGAGTTTTCTCAGTCAAGTGTGGACTTACTGGACTTACCTTGACAGGAGGGACAGCGTTGACCTCAGGTTTAGCCGGAGGGTCAGTTAAGTGTGGACTTATGTCAGGAGCGTTGACCTCAGGTTTAGGACTTATGTCAGGGTTCAGAGGAACCTTTTTCTCAGTCAAGTGTGGACTTATGTCAGGAGCGTTGACCTCAGGTTTAGCCGGAACCTTGACAGGAGGAGGATCAGTCAAGTGTGGAGGAACCTTGACAGGAGCACTTAAATGTGAATTAAGGCTTTGTGAATTAAGGCTTTGGATAAAAGCCACAGATGGTCTTCCCCTTAACCCACAAATGCTCTTATATGACGCTGGAGGCGAGTGTTGTACGCTCTCAACCTCCGCACCTCCCTCTGATACTCCTCAATAGCTATGAGCCAAAACATTATGTTTACAACCAcaccacacatccacacactcGCACATcactcacacatcacacacactcaacacatcacacacactcacacatgaCAGCAACTCTAGCACCAGCAACTCAGCTGACAGCAACAGCTTCCACTCAGACAACAGCTTCCACACAGACCCACCAGTTCTACACAGTTAGAGAAACAACTCTTTGGTTAGACATGTGCTTTGTTTAGTTCCAAATGATGCACCCAAACGACCCTTTACCTATACTAAAATTTATCCCCTAAAATATACTAAATTTTACCCCCAACTGTCGTCCATCAACAACGAGTTTGATGGTTGCTTTAAACACGACAAATGTAATGCAATAACCAAAAACAATAGGGTAAATAATGTTAATACAACCATTGGTAAGTTCAGAGTCAGGAGAGTTAAGTTAGTCATCTACTTCTTCTTCTCCTTCTTCGGGTCCCGACCGCTTTAATTGCTCCATCCTCTCTGTTGGGGAGAGCTCTAGATGCTTTTTGAGCAAGTGATTCGAGAGTTTCATTAGGGGTTTAGACTTGCATCCAGGAATGGGGCACACCCTCTTGTAGCGCCTAAACCCCGAGGTCCTGTCAGCCAGTGTCTCTTCACTCTGGGCATCtacttcttcttcttcttcgcGTCCCGACCGCTTTAATTGCTCCATCCTCTCTGTTGGGGAGAGCTCTGGATGCTTTTTGAGCAAGTGATTCGAGAGTTTCATTAGGGGTTTAGACTTGCATCCAGGAATGGGGCACACCCTCTTGTAGCGCCCCGAGGTCCTGTCAGCCAGTGTCTCTTCACTCTGGGTTGGTTGAGTTGAGTTTCCATCTGAGATGCCATGTCTTCAGGGATTCAGTCAGTggacaccccacacaccacacatcacacacacactcacacatcaacacatcacacacactcacacacacactcacactcacacatcacacacactcacacaacaGCACCACTCTTGACTCTTGACAGCAACTCAGACAACAGCTTCCAACAGCTTCCACTCAGTACACACAGACCAGTTTTCAGTGCCCACAGACCTCTACAACAAGCAGTTCTAGAGACAACTCTTCAaatgatgaccctttacctatACTAAAATTTTTCCCCTAACTCCCTTAATAAATTCCCAACTGTCCCCATATTGCAGTAATGTGTACATATATGTGTTAAGAACGACATACTAAAAGGAGAGAGTCCAAAAACGTTAACCCTAGGTTTGGGACATTTTAGGGACATTAATGTCCCTAATGTCCCTAACTTGAAGTACTGTGTATTATTGTATTTTTCCAAGATCTTGCAAAATGAGCCCACAATAGGTTTATTCTGTTcacgcgcatgcgcagtagatcTGTTTGAATTTGAGCAATGGCTACTAATACTTCTTGTGAATCAAAGAGATCTAGTGCTTACAGTGAAGATCTACGTTGGAGGATCATATGGCAAAGTGAGGCTCTTCTTTATAAACCATCAGTGATAGCTCATAATCTCAACATTGATGTGTCAACTGTTTGGAGAGTGATGCACATCTTTAGAACTACTGGAGATGTTGCCAAAAAAGAATACCCAGTTCAGAGAGCATTTCGGGTAATCACAGAACCAGTGCAGCTCTTCATCATCCATCTCATACTCCAAAGGCCGGGGATGTTCCTCCGAGAAATCACAAGTGAAGTAAAGTCAACACTTGGGCTAGATGTGAGTGAAAGCGCTGTGTGTAAGATGCTGAAAAAAAGCGGATTTACAAGGCAGAAGCTGGTTACATTTGCCTTACAGAGAGACGATTTACTCCGAAATGAATTTGTAACTGATGTTTCTTTGTATGAAAAGAGTTCTCTTGTGTTTATTGACGAAACAGGCACCGACGCAAGGGATTCTATACGCACGTATGGCTACAGCTTGAGAGGCAAACCATTGAAAGCCCAGAAATTGTTTGTGAGAGGAGAACATATTTCTGCCATTGCGGCGATGTCGATTAATGGAATTATAGGATTGAAAATTGTACAAGGTGGTGTAAATGGTGATCATTTCTATGATTTTGTGTGCACTTCCCTTTTTCCTCATCTTTTGCCATTCAACGGTACTAACGAAAATAGTATTGTCATCATGGATAACTGTTCCATCCACCATGTGCCTGAAGTTGAGCAAGTTATCAGTGATGCTGGATCGGTCAGTCATTACCTGCCTCCGTACTCACCGGATTTTAATCCCATAGAACTAGCTTTTTCGAAAGTCAAGTATATGATGAGATCATTGGAAACAGAAATGCAAGCAATCGATGATATTGAAACTATTGTATTATATGCATTTTCAACAATAACAGTAGCAGATTGTCAAGCCTGGATTTCAAGTATAGGAATATACTAGAATACAAacactaattattatgtacaaatAACAAAACGGCataaataacataattatacaacatacTAAGTTGCAAGTACATTATATTCATGTCACTGAAGCCTTTTCAGTCCGAATAAAATATCTCGCTTTTGCTCTTCAAACTCATCTTATGTTAAGACACAGTCATCATACAACTGTTTGAGAGTGCATAGCTGTCCAAAGGATTTTCCACGTATTTCAGAGGCTTTACCAGGGGAAATTCCCAATTGTGATAAATCGTTTGAACGTCTGGTAGGTGTACATGAATCTAAAATAGTCTGTTGAATAGTAGCTGATTGGGTGACTGGAGAAACACAATTTATTGCCTTAACAACGGCTGCCGCAGTGCTCGCAATAGTATCTGACATTGTCAAGTCATCCTTTCTTTGTTTCCTTTTTGGAGTAATACCAGTAATCATAGGGACTTGTGGAGGTGTATCTTTACTTGAATGGATCCCTGTTGTAATCATGCGAGCCCACAGACGGTACTGCACTTCGCTTAAATTTAATTTTTCTTTATTCAGTTCCTTCAATTCTTTTGTTAACTCTTCTACCTCAAGCTCCTTTTCCTCTCTTCTTGACAAACACCCTTCTCCAGTCTTTCGCCTCTTTCGCCGCTTAGGATTTGGAGTTTCACTATCAGTAACATTTCGGCCATCACACCACAACATAATTTCTTGAGTGATAGACTTGCTATACATCGAAGCTAAATCTTCTTCTGTGTAAATCCAATATTTAGCAGATGGGCGGCTAGCAAAGTAACCCATTGAAAATGATGTTGTTGCTGGTACTTGACTCTTGAATTCTTCCATTAACCTGACCTTCATATCTGTCATAGATGAGAAATGGCTATGAAAAGTCCTCATGTCTCTAACAACCATGTCTGTTTTTTTTGCCGGGTTGATGATCTTTACTCGGTACAAAATTTGAGATTGTGTTAGTGGTGTCGGAGCAGGAGTACGAGTCGTGTCAGAAGTTGTACTTCCCTATGAAAACATTTACACGTAAACAATTATTATCAGCAGTTAGCGCACTTATAGTTTAGATCTAGCTCCACAAAATAATGTATTTATTGTCACCAATTATGTTTCTATTAAGTGAGCactatagatatagatcttCCTACATGACAATCTAATTGTGCACACTTACTGTTTGCATACATCCACTCGTACTCATAAACCCTGGTGGCAGAACAGTGACTGTTACTCTTCTGCTTGGAGCTGGTTGCCTAGCTGTTGCCTCACGATCACTTGCACTGTAAGccattgtacattgtaaacGTACACATGTGTTAGATCTGTGCGCGTGCGCAGTGACGTTTTTGGACTTTCACCAAAATGATTGCAAGATCTTGGAAAAATACAATAGTAAACCCCAACATTGCACAGAGTTCAAGAGTCCGAT encodes the following:
- the LOC135337260 gene encoding uncharacterized protein LOC135337260 isoform X1 translates to MEVDEPGPILIQSDNSKQEQSSQTPLTESDEDIASQMETESPTLADTSQTSQTLADTQETVSSQTLADTSQTSPTLADTQETTLADTSLLSQSGEASQTTTQTLEETLEETVPRGRKRFMPDEPPKRYKKVCPMPGCYSKQQIKLSNHLIAMHPELSVEERKEQLKLALRYVPDGRSGVRQSGHYSLDSYFHPPEEEEVEEVLTSTLPLPTCKNLGLYKALNRSSVDVEETHRTFIFYNEIYCLREGNFPIIVNYF
- the LOC135337260 gene encoding uncharacterized protein LOC135337260 isoform X2 is translated as MEVDEPGPILIQSDNSKQEQSSQTPLTESDEDIASQMETESPTLADTSQTSQTLADTQETVSSQTLADTSQTSPTLADTQETTLADTSLLSQSGEASQTTTQTLEETLEETVPRGRKRFMPDEPPKRYKKVCPMPGCYSKQQIKLSNHLIAMHPELSVEERKEQLKLALRYVPDGRSGVRQSGHYSLDSYFHPPEEEEVEEVNPILPICDRANENGP